A single Aspergillus puulaauensis MK2 DNA, chromosome 7, nearly complete sequence DNA region contains:
- a CDS encoding PET191 family protein (BUSCO:EOG09265I72;~COG:O;~EggNog:ENOG410PQRY;~InterPro:IPR018793;~PFAM:PF10203) codes for MPNSCNALRDALAQCLQQSDCIMVQRHTPRECLNEPLVDELPVKCQQLRKGFGECKRGLIDMRKRFRGNAPLQLSKEVEGKASKSSQQLYAGKPAFETVKEISGDEVQMDPEKTRGL; via the exons ATGCCAAACTCTTGCAACGCTCTCC GCGATGCCCTGGCACAATGCCTCCAGCAGTCTGATTGTATCATGGTACAGCGCCACACACCGCGAGAATGCCTGAACGAACCTCTGGTCGATGAACTCCCCGTCAAATGTCAACAGTTACGGAAGGGCTTCGGCGAGTGCAA ACGCGGACTAATCGATATGCGCAAACGATTCCGCGGCAACGCGCCCCTACAACTGTCCAAAGAGGTTGAGGGCAAGGCAAGCAAATCATCACAACAGTTGTATGCGGGCAAGCCGGCATTTGAGACCGTGAAAGAGATCAGTGGCGATGAGGTGCAGATGGATCCCGAGAAGACGAGAGGGCTGTGA
- the RSR1_1 gene encoding Ras-related protein Rsr1 (COG:S;~EggNog:ENOG410PFUD;~InterPro:IPR001806,IPR027417,IPR005225,IPR020849;~PFAM:PF08477;~go_component: GO:0016020 - membrane [Evidence IEA];~go_function: GO:0003924 - GTPase activity [Evidence IEA];~go_function: GO:0005525 - GTP binding [Evidence IEA];~go_process: GO:0007165 - signal transduction [Evidence IEA]), with translation MRPQREYHIVVLGAGGVGKSCLTAQFVQNVWIESYDPTIEDSYRKHIEVDGRQCILEILDTAGTEQFTAMR, from the exons ATGCGGCCGCA ACGAGAATACCATATTGTCGTGTTAGGCGCTG GAGGAGTGGGTAAAAGCTGTCTTACTG CGCAATTCGTTCAAAATGTCTGGATTGAAAGCTATGACCCAACAATCGAGGATTCATATCGCAAGCATATTGAGGTAGAC GGCCGGCAATGTATTCTAGAAAT TCTTGACACAGCAGGCACAGAACAGTTTA CGGCCATGAGGTAA
- the RSR1_2 gene encoding Ras-related protein Rsr1 (COG:S;~EggNog:ENOG410PFUD;~InterPro:IPR001806,IPR027417,IPR020849;~PFAM:PF00071;~go_component: GO:0016020 - membrane [Evidence IEA];~go_function: GO:0003924 - GTPase activity [Evidence IEA];~go_function: GO:0005525 - GTP binding [Evidence IEA];~go_process: GO:0007165 - signal transduction [Evidence IEA]), which translates to MKQGQGFLLVFSITSMSSLNELSELREQIIRIKDDENVPIVIVGNKSDLEEDRAVPRARAFSLSQSWGNAPYYETSARRRANVNEVFIDLCRQIIRKDAKGSSGDYDLAPRKREGQGRQDRRRGKRREPKRKGPCVIL; encoded by the coding sequence ATGAAGCAAGGCCAAGGCTTCCTGCTTGTATTCTCTATCACGAGCATGTCCTCTCTGAATGAACTATCTGAATTACGGGAGCAGATCATTCGCATTAAGGATGATGAAAACGTCCCCATTGTCATTGTGGGAAATAAATCGGACCTAGAGGAAGACCGCGCGGTACCACGCGCACGCGcattctctctttcccaAAGCTGGGGCAATGCTCCATATTACGAGACATCGGCTCGTCGACGCGCCAACGTTAACGAGGTCTTCATTGACCTCTGCCGGCAGATTATCCGAAAGGACGCCAAAGGAAGCTCAGGCGACTACGACCTCGCGCCTCGCAAGCGTGAGGGTCAGGGTCGACAGgacagaagacgaggaaagcgACGAGAGCCCAAACGGAAGGGGCCTTGCGTGATTCTATAG
- a CDS encoding NADH:ubiquinone oxidoreductase subunit NDUFA3 (COG:U;~EggNog:ENOG410PS2C;~InterPro:IPR039961;~TransMembrane:1 (o23-41i)) yields the protein MTTPQFWSTPLRYMRWASHEKPAIFYSLIIGATGPLMLVSLPPIRRFFGDVDPEPIPFTYPIPQGPRVIPQGYDDE from the exons ATGACTACCCCCCAGTTCTGGTCTACGCCCCTTCGCTACATGCGTTGGGCCTCGCACGAGAAACCCGCAATCTTCTACTCTCTCATCATTGGCGCCACCGGCCCGCTCATGCTCGTTTCCCTCCCCCCAATCAGACGATTCTTCGGCGATGTCGACCCGGAACCGATTCCCTTCACATATCCCA TCCCGCAAGGACCTCGGGTTATCCCCCAGGGCTATGACGACGAGTAA
- a CDS encoding glycoside hydrolase family 75 protein (CAZy:GH75;~COG:G;~EggNog:ENOG410PN2D;~InterPro:IPR009939;~PFAM:PF07335;~SECRETED:SignalP(1-24);~TransMembrane:1 (n8-18c24/25o271-290i);~go_function: GO:0016977 - chitosanase activity [Evidence IEA]), which translates to MNRAANKTLIFALTLLLLPFLVAAAPKKVQSSSFAASKAINVPALLSASENVKTVPARASYPLSIKGSKDTSTIHSDWASFQDGAAFVFKADMDVDCDGIDYKCSGNADGQPVTNWGALSATEVPYIVIPQAFLEANPEAIPGNNVAAVICNNRMFYAILGDTNGNNPQVTGEASLLLARSCFPEDNLGGDSGHEEMDVTYILFAGPEAVLPPSAHNDKYITDFGKLRSMGDHLTTSLSANLGISPFSPGSPSPEGDTDSPDVDSAASAHFLPTASEVIALFVSFVVLVLT; encoded by the exons ATGAATCGAGCAGCCAACAAGACGCTCATCTTCgccctcaccctccttctccttcccttCCTGGTTGCAGCAGCTCCCAAGAAGGTAcagtcctcctccttcgccgcaTCCAAGGCCATCAACGTTCCGGCGCTACTCTCAGCTTCGGAAAATGTAAAGACAGTCCCAGCACGCGCGTCGTATCCACTGAGCATCAAAGGCTCTAAGGATACGTCGACAATCCACAGCGATTGGGCGTCGTTCCAAGACGGGGCAGCATTCGTTTTCAAAGCCGACATGGACGTCGACTGTGACGGCATTGACTACAAATGCTCTGGCAATGCCGATGGCCAGCCCGTTACCAACTGGGGCGCGCTGTCTGCCACCGAGGTTCCATACATTGTGATACCTCAAGCATTTCTCGAAGCCAATCCGGAGGCCATTCCCGGAAACAATGTTGCAGCCGTCATCTG caacaacagaatGTTTTACGCCATTCTGGGAGACACGAATGGCAACAACCCGCAGGTAACGGGTGAAGCATCCTTGCTCCTCGCTCGTTCCTGCTTCCCTGAGGATAACCTCGGCGGCGACAGCGGCCACGAAGAAATGGATGTCACGTACATCTTGTTCGCCGGCCCTGAGGCTGTCCTTCCTCCAAGCGCCCATAATGACAAGTATATCACCGACTTTGGCAAGCTTCGGTCCATGGGCGATCACCTTACGACCTCCCTCTCGGCAAACCTGGGTATTTCCCCCTTCAGCCCAGGCTCGCCTTCTCCCGAGGGTGACACAGACAGTCCCGACGTCGACTCCGCTGCCTCGGCGCATTTCCTTCCGACTGCGTCTGAGGTTATAGCCTTGTTTGTGTCTTTTGTTGTTCTGGTTCTGACATGA
- the WBP1 gene encoding dolichyl-diphosphooligosaccharide-protein glycotransferase (COG:O;~EggNog:ENOG410PIP1;~InterPro:IPR005013;~PFAM:PF03345;~SECRETED:SignalP(1-18);~TransMembrane:1 (n3-13c18/19o423-445i);~go_component: GO:0005789 - endoplasmic reticulum membrane [Evidence IEA];~go_process: GO:0018279 - protein N-linked glycosylation via asparagine [Evidence IEA]): MRWCPSLLLFGFLAAVNALSSSGNRLLVVLEEATEKALYSTLWGDLESRGYNLIFESPKSDKLSLFDLGERAYDHVLLLPPKSKGFGPSLSPKNLVDFLNKDGNILLALSGTSTTPSAVSSLLLEFDLHLSTDRSSVAVDHFNYDTLSASEKHDVLLLERPGKLRPDTKDFFGGKGVLALPNSSPHTLGDNSLLAPILRAPVTAYSYNPKEEVGSVEEVFATGSQLALASTMQARNSARFTLLGSVESLQDKWFSATVKAPGGKDAETANREFAKQLTAWTFKETGVLKVGNIEHHLAKDDLTPEDLNPSIYRIKNETVFSIEISEYSYDGFVPFEVPANDELQLEFTMLSPFHRLNLQPIKTTENSTTFGTQFTVPDQHGIFSFRVNYKRPFLTSIEEKHEVTVRHYAHNEYPRSWKISGGWVWIAGLWSVIAGFLAFVIIWLYSAPTSAAAVKSKKTQ; this comes from the exons ATGCGGTGGTGTCCGTCCCTCCTGCTATTCGGCTTCTTGGCCGCTGTCAATGCATTGAGCAGTTCGGGCAATCGACTGCTTGTGGTTTTGGAAGAAGCTACAGAGAAGGCCCTATATTCAACGCTATGGGGTGATCTAGAGT CTCGAGGGTATAACCTGATCTTCGAATCACCCAAAAGCGACAAGCTTTCCTTGTTCGACCTGGGGGAGAGAGCCTACGACCatgtcctccttctccctcccaaaTCCAAAG GTTTCGGTCCTTCGTTAAGCCCTAAGAACctcgtcgacttcctcaacaAAGATGgaaacatcctcctcgcgctctCCGGCACGTCCACAACACCCAGTGCCGTCAGCTCGCTCCTCCTGGAATTCGACCTCCACCTATCCACCGACCGTTCCTCCGTCGCCGTTGACCACTTCAACTACGACACGCTTTCCGCTTCCGAAAAGCACgatgtcctccttctcgagcgCCCTGGCAAGCTAAGACCAGACACCAAGGATTTCTTTGGAGGCAAGGGTGTTCTCGCTCTTCCAAACTCCAGCCCTCACACGCTCGGTGACAACTCCCTGCTTGCACCTATTCTGCGAGCTCCCGTCACAGCCTACAGCTACAACCCGAAGGAGGAAGTGGGTTCAGTTGAAGAGGTCTTTGCTACCGGTTCCCAATTGGCACTGGCGTCAACCATGCAGGCCAGGAACTCCGCCCGCTTCACACTGTTAGGTTCCGTGGAGAGTCTCCAGGATAAGTGGTTCTCCGCAACCGTAAAGGCACCGGGTGGTAAAGACGCTGAGACGGCCAACCGAGAGTTCGCCAAGCAATTGACTGCGTGGACATTCAAGGAAACTGGTGTTCTCAAAGTTGGTAACATTGAGCACCACCTTGCCAAGGACGATCTCACACCAGAGGACCTGAACCCTAGCATCTACCGGATCAAGAACGAAACC GTTTTCTCGATTGAGATTTCGGAATATAGCTATGATGGGTTCGTCCCCTTCGAGGTCCCTGCCAACGACGAGCTCCAACTCGAATTCACCATGCTATCCCCTTTCCACCGTCTCAACCTCCAGCCTATCAAGACAACAGAAAACAGCACCACCTTTGGCACCCAGTTCACGGTTCCCGACCAACACGggatcttctccttccgcgTAAATTACAAGCGTCCGTTCCTCACCAGCATTGAAGAGAAACACGAAGTCACCGTCCGCCACTACGCGCACAACGAGTATCCCCGCAGTTGGAAGATTAGCGGAGGTTGGGTCTGGATTGCTGGTCTTTGGTCTGTTATCGCAGGGTTCTTGGCCTTCGTGATCATCTGGCTCTACTCAGCGCCTACTTCCGCTGCTGCggtgaagagcaagaagacgCAGTAG
- the MCCC2 gene encoding putative 3-methylcrotonyl-CoA carboxylase, beta subunit (MccB) (COG:E,I;~EggNog:ENOG410PKSU;~InterPro:IPR011763,IPR011762,IPR029045,IPR034733;~PFAM:PF01039;~go_function: GO:0016874 - ligase activity [Evidence IEA]), whose amino-acid sequence MRVPAPLLRRSCTSSLANAARSSPRRLAAPATQQTRGRLRTYLISPSRSIASYTHPHHASAISVLPTAVDTSSPDFKENAEQMQEVLDQMNILHSTIAEGGPQKAKDKHIARGKMLPRDRVTALIDPGTSFLELSQLAGHGVYPGEDVPAGGIITGIGTVEGVTCMIVANDSTVKGGTYYPVTVKKHLRAQAIAQENKLPCIYLVDSGGANLPHQADVFPDKEHFGRIFFNQARMSSQGIPQISVVMGPCTAGGAYVPAMSDETIIVENQGTIFLAGPPLVKAATGEVVSAEDLGGGQLHSTISGVTDYLAVDDAHALVLARRSISNLNYPTTTTTPNNLSLKENKDGIQEPLYDPAELNGIVGTNLRRQIPAHEVIARIVDGSEFSEFKRDYGTTLVTGFARIHGHQVGIVANNGILFSESSLKGAHFIELCAQRNIPLVFLQNISGFMVGADAEKGGIAKNGAKLVTAVACADVPKFTVVFGSSAGAGNYGMCGRAYSPRLLFMWPNAKIGVMGSEQLSSVMEAVGRTADPELKARIDRESEATFSSARLWDDGVIPPSHTRRVLGLSLAAALSGRGDGDVKTRFGVFRM is encoded by the exons ATGCGTGTTCCCGCCCCACTCCTTCGCAGGAGTTGTACCTCCTCGTTAGCAAACGCTGCTAGATCAAGCCCTCGACGACTTGCTGCTCCAGCTACACAACAGACCCGCGGTAGACTACGAACATATCTcatttctccatctcggTCAATTGCCAGCTATACCCACCCACACCATGCCTCCGCCATTTCTGTCCTTCCCACAGCGGTCGACACATCGTCCCCCGACTTCAAAGAAAACGCCGAGCAGATGCAAGAAGTCTTAGATCAAATGAATATACTTCATAGTACTATTGCAGAGGGAGGTCCGCAGAAAGCAAAAGATAAGCATATCGCCCGAGGGAAGATGCTCCCCCGAGATCGTGTCACGGCCCTCATCGACCCTGGCACCTCCTTCCTGGAACTTTCCCAGTTGGCGGGACATGGAGTGTATCCAGGTGAAGATGTGCCCGCGGGTGGAATTATTACTGGAATTGGAACAGTCGAGGGTGTAACCTGTATGATTGTGGCAAACGACAGCACAGTCAAGGGCGGTACTTACTACCCTGTCACCGTGAAAAAGCACCTTCGCGCTCAAGCAATCGCGCAGGAGAACAAACTACCTTGCATCTACTTGGTAGATTCAGGAGGTGCAAATCTCCCTCATCAAGCTGATGTTTTCCCGGATAAGGAACATTTTGGccgcatcttcttcaaccaggCTCGGATGAGTTCACAGGGTATCCCTCAGATCTCCGTTGTCATGGGCCCATGTACCGCTGGAGGTGCGTATGTCCCCGCCATGAGCGACGAGACAATTATTGTCGAAAACCAGGGCACCATCTTTCTTGCTGGCCCTCCTCTCGTCAAAGCTGCCACTGGTGAGGTAGTCTCCGCGGAAGATTTAGGTGGTGGACAACTTCATAGCACAATATCTGGTGTGACCGACTACCTAGCGGTTGACGATGCGCATGCCCTCGTGCTCGCTCGCCGCTCTATCTCTAACCTAAACTACCCAACAACTACAACGACACCCAACAACCTCTCtctaaaagaaaataaagacgGTATACAAGAACCTCTTTATGACCCTGCTGAACTCAACGGCATCGTTGGCACCAATCTCCGCCGACAAATTCCCGCCCATGAAGTCATCGCACGCATCGTTGATGGGAGCGAATTCTCCGAATTCAAGCGCGACTATGGCACAACTCTTGTCACTGGCTTTGCCCGTATCCACGGACATCAAGTCGGCATCGTCGCCAACAACGGAATTCTCTTCTCCGAATCTTCCCTCAAAGGCGCACACTTTATTGAACTCTGCGCTCAGCGCAACATCCCActcgtcttcctccaaaaCATCTCCGGCTTTATGGTcggtgcagatgcagaaaagGGTGGAATTGCAAAGAACGGTGCGAAGCTCGTAACTGCTGTCGCCTGCGCCGATGTACCCAAGTTCACCGTCGTGTTTGGTTCtagtgctggtgctgggaatTATGGCATGTG CGGCCGCGCCTACTCCCCACGCCTCCTCTTCATGTGGCCCAATGCCAAAATCGGGGTCATGGGTTCCGAGCAGCTCTCCTCCGTCATGGAGGCTGTAGGTCGAACAGCAGACCCCGAGCTCAAAGCCCGCATTGATCGCGAATCCGAAGcgaccttctcctcggcgCGACTATGGGATGATGGTGTCATTCCCCCGTCACATACACGGCGTGTCCTAGGGTTGAGTTTAGCTGCTGCGCTGAGTGGCAGGGGAGATGGTGATGTTAAAACTCGGTTTGGAGTTTTCCGGATGTAA
- a CDS encoding putative transcription factor RfeG (COG:S;~EggNog:ENOG410PRVB): MTSRQNEYFIPGDGISREVIQADICRYLGNDALVRPGNHNGRGGFFIRAYRNLTSEMIADLKADSARWEADVRSRADQGYPRGSYIQDYSYPQTSRATPNYPTPMGTMHSEMPQGQRPSPPTTYAAAPQQYAEQYHQGGYPSTSSPPYSNAPSYPSNHSGFAAGQPYPPQHIPYSTPSQPPVTSELHPSYTYASSGYGFENGRNNAPRYPGPGYDTESDYSPVTTGMAYPANTAPDPRIGMEPRYTPDSGYPDRSRPQPAREREAPRRTR, translated from the exons ATGACTAGCCGTCAAAATGAGTACTTCATTCCCGGAGATGGAATTAGCCGAGAGGTAATCCAGGCCGATATCTGCCGTTACCTTGGAAATGATGCACTAGTAAGACCTGGAAACCACAAT GGTCGCGGAGGATTTTTCATTCGGGCTTACCGAAACCTCACATCA GAAATGATTGCTGATCTCAAAGCCGATTCGGCTCGATGGGAGGCAGATGTGAGAAGTCGGGCTGACCAAGGCTACCCTCGAGGTAGTTACATCCAGGACTACAGCTACCCCCAAACCAGCCGGGCCACTCCAAATTATCCAACTCCTATGGGGACTATGCACTCTGAAATGCCTCAGGGTCAgcgtccttctcctcccacaaCCTACGCTGCGGCCCCGCAGCAGTACGCTGAGCAATATCACCAGGGTGGCTACCCTTCAACTTCAAGTCCGCCATACTCAAATGCTCCCTCATATCCTTCAAACCATTCAGGCTTTGCGGCCGGCCAGCCGTACCCTCCCCAACATATCCCCTACAGTACTCCAAGCCAACCGCCAGTGACTTCTGAACTCCACCCTTCTTATACTTACGCCAGCTCTGGTTATGGCTTCGAGAACGGGAGAAACAATGCCCCAAGATACCCTGGCCCTGGATATGATACCGAATCTGATTATTCTCCCGTTACTACCGGAATGGCATATCCTGCTAATACTGCCCCTGACCCACGGATAGGAATGGAACCAAGATACACTCCGGACTCTGGATACCCTGACCGAAGTAGGCCGCAGCCagcaagagaaagagaggctCCCCGCCGGACACGGTGA
- a CDS encoding uncharacterized protein (SECRETED:SignalP(1-24)) has protein sequence MESRLVFLLAVALAKSLRLPDGKGRWVSLYTLHLAASLFRRENYNVLYMEKSYRLRNGIFLLSLHHLSSMNVGFPSEYSLSSKGKFEHGVIVILAKEMAYR, from the coding sequence ATGGAATCTCGGCTGGTTTTTTTACTCGCCGTAGCTCTGGCAAAGTCTCTTCGTTTGCCTGACGGTAAGGGCCGCTGGGTCTCTCTCTATACCCTACACCTAGCGGCATCTCTGTTCAGGCGAGAAAACTACAATGTATTGTATATGGAAAAGAGTTATAGATTGCGAAATGGCATATTTCTACTTTCGCTTCACCATCTCTCTTCGATGAATGTTGGGTTTCCCTCTGAATATAGCCTATCCTCGAAGGGTAAGTTTGAGCATGGAGTGATCGTCATACTTGCAAAGGAAATGGCATATAGATGA
- the TGL1 gene encoding sterol esterase (COG:I;~EggNog:ENOG410PG26;~InterPro:IPR000073,IPR029058;~MEROPS:MER0209266;~PFAM:PF04083,PF00561;~TransMembrane:1 (i12-34o)) — protein sequence MARVPVIGRLFWFEYLALFGSLILVLLEWVIHIITFCLPEPIINFCYERSKTIFNLIITPEKPENQAREKRIATAVGEASDFGEICTIFGYEAEEHIVQTKDGYLLGLHRLPNRKGEESQTVNQGAQSVKKKVVYLHHGLMMCSEVWVCLTEEERCLPFQLVERGYDVWLGNNRGNKYSKKSTRLSPLTNEFWDFSIDQFAFHDIPDSINYILELTGQPSLSYIGFSQGTAQAFATLSIHPQLNQKIDVFVALAPAMAPARISNPVVDSLMKASPNFLFLLFGRRSILSSTTMWQTILYPPIFMRIIDTSLSFLFNWKCRNISRSQKLAGYLHLFSFTSTKSVVHWFQIIRNKNFQFYDDEIYAPFSIAASERFYKPVKYPTRNIKTPIVLLYGGSDSLVDINVMQKELPRGTTAKIIPKYEHLDFLWAHDAPELVFGHVFDALDQYSSATKGLQDTKLNKQVNGTK from the exons ATGGCCCGTGTACCAGTCATTGGGCGGCTTTTCTGGTTCGAATACCTTGCGCTATTCGGATCGTTAATTTTGGTGCTGCTGGAATGGGTCATTCACATCATTACGTTCTGCCTTC CGGAGCCGATCATCAATTTCTGCTACGAACGGTCGAAAACTATTTTCAACCTCATTATAACCCCTGAGAAGCCGGAAAATCAGGCGAGGGAAAAGCGAATTGCGACTGCGGTTGGGGAAGCTTCAGATTTTGGGGAAATATGCACCATCTTCGGATatgaggcggaggagcaCATTGTGCAGACTAAGGATGGATATCTACTTGGCCTGCATCGATTGCCCAACCGTAAGGGCGAGGAATCTCAGACTGTGAACCAAGGTGCACAAAGcgtcaagaagaaggtcgtATATCTTCACCATGGCTTGATGATGTGCAGTGAAGTTTGGGTCTGCCTGACAGAGGAGGAACGGtgtcttcctttccagctcGTGGAACGAGGGTACGACGTCTGGTTGGGGAACAACCGGGGGAATAAATATTCCAAAAAGTCGACCCGGCTCTCTCCGCTAACCAATGAATTTTGGGATTTCTCAATCGACCAGTTCGCCTTTCACGACATTCCCGACAGTATCAACTATATCCTTGAGTTGACAGGGCAGCCCTCCCTATCATATATTGGCTTCTCGCAGGGAACTGCTCAAGCTTTCGCCACTCTTTCAATTCACCCGCAGTTAAATCAGAAGATCGACGTCTTTGTGGCCCTTGCGCCTGCAATGGCGCCTGCTCGGATATCAAATCCGGTTGTGGATTCCCTTATGAAAGCCTCACCGAACTTCTTGTTCTTACTGTTCGGCCGACGCAGCATCCTCAGTTCAACCACGATGTGGCAGACCATCCTCTACCCTCCGATTTTCATGCGTATTATCGATACGTCactttccttccttttcaATTGGAAATGCAGGAATATCAGTCGTAGCCAGAAACTCGCGGGTTATCTCCATTTGTTCTCGTTCACGAGTACCAAGTCCGTTGTACATTGGTTCCAAATCATCCGCAACAAGAACTTTCAGTTCTATGATGATGAGATCTATGCACCATTCAGTATTGCGGCGAGCGAACGTTTTTACAAGCCAGTCAAGTACCCTACGAGGAACATCAAAACCCCGATTGTTCTGCTGTACGGCGGCAGTGATAGCCTTGTCGATATCAATGTGATGCAGAAAGAGCTCCCGCGTGGGACAACTGCTAAAATTATTCCAAAGTATGAACACCTTGATTTCCTGTGGGCCCACGATGCTCCTGAGCTGGTTTTTGGCCATGTGTTCGATGCCTTGGACCAGTATAGCTCTGCCACCAAGGGCCTACAGGATACGAAGCTAAACAAGCAGGTTAACGGCACCAAGTGA
- a CDS encoding uncharacterized protein (COG:S;~EggNog:ENOG410PYEH), producing the protein MSRFLEQLLAKFCPSVTPLSSTKRSDPPLRRIIMNFVGSSAHKYGILDIQGYDDSAGAMDDVQVGLCSFPMWSEQIRCVWSNIFRIFYDKPPVLDTDGQGSILANCQMLVEKAEELHSTSVVSRAIQTTLVTFDQTLYQLISQDPVSWVKLAVCIQSGSIFQESMIHLVGKWGFLEEKARESLPKSVRTLCVQKIQGLNDIKKAVEFQIVNRLPHPRSDKAYYRETKNVYGWMALTFYQQWLCQSFAGGRNYHAPDGGAAFYRKIAAGDDSCLNEFDQTVGQLSASLEFGNEQQKELKKDLDELKKAMKHIVSDLLVNEAKYDPVLSGELSYLTCCQVREEEMPLPETLSYKLPGIKDIMGVPNSNTHIPNNNHFRQSFIPGPTESLMDGSSTMMGLNNNNLGNDFLLSPVLQNPAISTFDSLNTFTADPTMAWDDSMGYSSSSLNLVAPSLPSLSPMTIPSGNGLFESPADFDQFSNPGGNMNVFDLSITEDDNPLMQNGGGEGGLAFL; encoded by the exons ATGTCAAG ATTCTTGGAGCAGCTTCTTGCAAAATTTTGTCCCTCTGTTACACCTTTATCGTCCACAAAACGGTCTGACCCGCCGTTACGCCGTATCATCATGAATTTCGTCGGCTCGTCGGCTCATAAATACGGAATACTGGATATTCAG GGTTACGACGATTCCGCTGGTGCTATGGACGACGTGCAGGTGGGCTTGTGCTCCTTCCCCATGTGGTCTGAGCAGATTCGCTGCGTTTGGTCGAATATCTTCAGAATCTTTTACGATAAGCCTCCGGTCTTGGACACCGATGGCCAGGGCTCAATACTAGCAAATTGCCAGATGCTAGTTGAAAAGGCGGAAGAACTCCATTCAACCAGCGTTGTCTCTCGCGCCATTCAGACGACTCTGGTCACTTTCGACCAAACGCTCTACCAACTCATCTCACAGGACCCAGTCTCCTGGGTAAAACTCGCAGTTTGCATCCAATCGGGCTCTATATTCCAGGAGTCTATGATTCACCTAGTGGGAAAATGGGGCTTTCTTGAAGAAAAAGCACGGGAATCCTTGCCCAAGAGTGTTCGTACTTTGTGCGTCCAGAAGATCCAAGGCCTGAACGACATAAAAAAGGCCGTGGAGTTTCAGATAGTGAATCGCCTCCCTCATCCACGCTCAGACAAGGCTTACTATCGCGAAACGAAAAATGTATATGGATGGATGGCGTTGACCTTCTACCAACAGTGGCTCTGCCAATCTTTTGCGGGAGGTCGGAACTACCATGCTCCAGATGGAGGCGCAGCCTTCTACCGCAAGATTGCTGCAGGAGACGATTCCTGTTTGAATGAATTTGATCAAACTGTTGGACAGCTCTCTGCTTCCCTCGAATTCGGCAATGAACAGCAGAAGGAGCTAAAGAAAGACCTGGATGAGCTCAAGAAAGCTATGAAGCACATCGTCTCGGATTTGCTCGTCAACGAAGCCAAGTATGATCCGGTTCTCAGTGGCGAGCTTTCATACCTGACCTGCTGTCAAGTcagggaggaggaaatgcCCTTACCAGAAACACTGAGCTACAAACTCCCAGGCATCAAGGATATTATGGGCGTGCCTAACAGCAACACCCACATTCCCAACAATAATCACTTCCGTCAGTCCTTTATTCCTGGGCCTACTGAGTCTCTTATGGACGGTTCCAGCACCATGATGGGTCTCAACAATAATAACCTAGGAAATGATTTCTTGCTGAGCCCCGTGCTGCAAAATCCCGCCATCTCTACCTTCGACTCATTAAACACCTTCACCGCCGATCCCACTATGGCCTGGGATGACTCGATGGGCTATTCATCCTCATCCCTCAACCTGGTGGCCCCGTCTTTGCCATCCCTCTCGCCTATGACCATTCCCAGCGGCAATGGTCTCTTTGAGAGCCCGGCGGATTTCGACCAGTTCAGCAACCCAGGAGGTAATATGAATGTGTTTGATTTATCCATAACGGAAGATGATAATCCATTGATGCAAAATGGCGGTGGTGAGGGGGGTTTGGCGTTTCTTTGA